The following proteins are co-located in the Mus pahari chromosome 14, PAHARI_EIJ_v1.1, whole genome shotgun sequence genome:
- the Sumo2 gene encoding small ubiquitin-related modifier 2, which yields MADEKPKEGVKTENNDHINLKVAGQDGSVVQFKIKRHTPLSKLMKAYCERQGLSMRQIRFRFDGQPINETDTPAQLEMEDEDTIDVFQQQTGGVF from the exons ATGGCCGACGAGAAACCCAAG GAAGGAGTCAAGACTGAGAACAACGATCATATTAACTTGAAGGTGGCGGGACAGGATGGTTCTGTGGTGCAGTTTAAGATTAAGAGGCATACACCACTTAGTAAACTAATGAAAGCCTATTGTGAACGGCAG GGTTTGTCAATGAGGCAGATCAGATTCCGGTTTGATGGGCAGCCAATCAACGAGACAGACACACCTGCACAG TTGGAAATGGAGGATGAAGATACGATTGATGTGTTCCAGCAGCAGACTGGAGGTGTCTTCTAA